One window of the Janthinobacterium sp. PAMC25594 genome contains the following:
- a CDS encoding type III pantothenate kinase, whose translation MLLLIDAGNTRIKWALVAADGAAGGWLASGAVTHAQLDTLAAQWEKLAISEALLSNVAGSVIGMRLRAMLPVAPCDFVSLPQLAGLTNGYRTPSQLGCDRFAAAIGAHALAPGQAVIVANCGTATTIDAITADGVFLGGMILPGLGLMASSLARNTAQLPQIAGDAMLPAGFADNTDDAILSGCLAAQAGAIERAVRMHGASACLLSGGAAPRIAPALALSVPLHLVDNIVMLGLQASARADAAGTQGNHVC comes from the coding sequence ATGCTACTGCTGATCGACGCCGGCAATACGCGCATCAAATGGGCACTCGTGGCCGCCGATGGCGCCGCTGGCGGCTGGCTGGCCAGCGGCGCCGTCACGCATGCGCAGCTCGACACCCTGGCGGCGCAATGGGAGAAACTCGCCATCAGCGAAGCGCTGCTGTCGAACGTGGCGGGCAGCGTCATCGGCATGCGCCTGCGCGCCATGCTGCCGGTAGCACCCTGTGACTTTGTCTCGCTGCCGCAGTTGGCCGGACTGACGAATGGCTACCGCACGCCGTCGCAACTGGGCTGCGACCGTTTTGCCGCCGCCATCGGCGCGCACGCACTGGCGCCTGGCCAGGCCGTCATCGTCGCCAATTGCGGCACCGCCACCACCATCGACGCCATCACGGCCGATGGCGTTTTCCTCGGCGGGATGATCTTGCCGGGACTGGGATTGATGGCCAGCTCGCTGGCGCGCAACACGGCGCAGCTGCCGCAAATCGCCGGCGACGCCATGCTGCCGGCCGGCTTTGCCGACAACACGGACGACGCGATTTTGAGTGGATGCCTGGCGGCCCAGGCGGGCGCCATCGAACGGGCCGTGCGCATGCACGGCGCCAGCGCCTGTTTATTGTCAGGCGGCGCCGCGCCGCGTATCGCACCGGCCCTGGCACTGTCGGTACCGCTGCATCTGGTGGACAATATCGTCATGCTCGGCCTGCAGGCATCCGCACGCGCCGACGCGGCAGGAACACAAGGAAACCACGTATGCTGA
- the mreC gene encoding rod shape-determining protein MreC: MEYSPPPLFKQGASARVKMMVFAGISIALLLVDSRMHALTAVRQAVGTVLYPVQMAALVPRDVALGVGNYFSSLSSLEKQVRDLKHEQIASAQIMQQAQLNIVENNHLRKLMEARERVPVKTLMAEVLYDTRDSATRKIVLDRGIQNGVELGRPVIDNLGVVGQVTRVFPFTSEVTLLTDEEQAIPVQLLRNGVRSVAIGRGKSGTMELRFTAPTADIQIGDIVITSGLDGLYPAGLAVARVTLVERNAHGPFGRVVCQPLAGIERNTQLLILMTSPEIPPRPPAEDVKTGRKIAGKMAPIKDPAAAATPPAATAAPAAKPPATPAAVPKPAVVPAAVPPKEATR; this comes from the coding sequence ATGGAATACAGTCCTCCGCCACTTTTCAAACAAGGCGCCTCCGCCCGCGTCAAGATGATGGTGTTCGCCGGCATTTCTATCGCCCTGTTACTGGTCGATTCGCGCATGCACGCCTTGACGGCCGTGCGCCAGGCAGTCGGTACCGTGCTGTATCCGGTGCAGATGGCGGCCCTGGTACCGCGTGATGTGGCGCTGGGCGTCGGCAACTACTTTTCTTCGCTGTCCTCGCTGGAAAAACAGGTGCGCGACCTGAAGCACGAACAAATCGCCTCGGCGCAGATCATGCAGCAGGCGCAGCTCAACATCGTTGAAAACAACCATTTGCGCAAATTGATGGAAGCGCGCGAGCGCGTTCCCGTGAAGACCCTGATGGCTGAAGTCCTGTATGACACGCGCGATTCGGCCACGCGCAAGATCGTGCTGGATCGGGGCATCCAGAATGGCGTCGAACTGGGCCGTCCCGTAATCGATAACCTCGGCGTGGTGGGGCAGGTCACGCGCGTGTTCCCGTTCACCTCCGAAGTAACCCTCTTGACCGATGAAGAACAGGCGATTCCCGTGCAGCTGCTGCGCAATGGCGTGCGCAGCGTGGCCATCGGCCGCGGCAAGTCCGGCACCATGGAGCTGCGCTTTACGGCCCCCACCGCCGACATCCAGATCGGCGACATCGTCATTACCTCGGGCCTCGATGGCCTGTACCCGGCCGGCCTGGCCGTGGCGCGCGTGACCCTGGTCGAGCGCAATGCGCATGGCCCGTTCGGCCGCGTCGTGTGCCAGCCGCTGGCCGGCATCGAACGCAACACCCAACTGCTCATCCTGATGACGTCGCCGGAGATTCCACCGCGTCCGCCAGCCGAAGACGTCAAGACGGGCCGCAAGATCGCCGGCAAGATGGCGCCCATCAAGGACCCGGCGGCCGCCGCGACCCCGCCCGCCGCCACCGCCGCACCGGCGGCAAAACCGCCAGCCACGCCTGCCGCCGTGCCGAAACCGGCTGTGGTACCTGCCGCCGTGCCACCGAAGGAGGCGACACGATGA
- a CDS encoding thiol:disulfide interchange protein DsbA/DsbL, which yields MHFLKKILFAAALCTVALGASASPAEPKNGVEYDTLATPQATEAGKKIEVTEFFAYYCPHCNVLEPQLAAWVKKQGDNIIFKRVHVSRDDSVAPQQRLFFTLQAMGLLDKLHTSVFHAMHVERNRLATDDAVFDFVARQGVDRQKFIDTYRSMGVSARVRRADAMMQGYNVTFWPMIAIDGRYITSPSQADQGSKSAKNEEQLNAQALSVMDVLLAKAKAEKK from the coding sequence ATGCATTTTCTGAAGAAAATCCTGTTCGCCGCCGCCCTGTGCACTGTCGCCCTGGGCGCATCGGCCTCGCCGGCCGAGCCGAAGAATGGCGTCGAGTACGACACCCTGGCCACGCCGCAGGCGACGGAAGCGGGCAAGAAAATCGAAGTGACGGAATTTTTCGCGTATTACTGCCCGCATTGCAACGTGCTCGAACCGCAACTGGCGGCCTGGGTCAAGAAACAGGGCGACAACATCATCTTCAAGCGCGTGCACGTGTCGCGCGATGACAGCGTGGCGCCGCAGCAGCGTTTGTTCTTCACCCTGCAAGCCATGGGCCTGCTCGACAAGCTGCACACCAGCGTCTTCCACGCCATGCACGTGGAGCGCAACCGCCTGGCCACCGACGACGCCGTCTTCGACTTCGTCGCCAGGCAGGGCGTGGACCGCCAGAAGTTCATCGACACTTACCGTTCGATGGGCGTCTCGGCCCGCGTGCGCCGTGCGGACGCCATGATGCAGGGCTATAACGTGACGTTCTGGCCCATGATCGCCATCGACGGCCGCTACATCACCTCGCCTTCACAGGCCGATCAAGGCAGCAAGTCGGCCAAGAACGAAGAGCAGCTGAACGCCCAGGCGCTCAGCGTGATGGACGTGCTGCTTGCGAAAGCCAAAGCGGAAAAGAAATAA
- the rodA gene encoding rod shape-determining protein RodA, with product MPINERRSLWRRAKPYLAVFDPPLMIIILMLLSTSLLTLYSASIGIPGKIEDHLRNILLCFFVMWVAANITPQMMMRIAVPAYTVSVILLVAVALFGTIKLGARRWLHIGVIDIQPSEFLKIATPLMLAWFFQHNAGALRWKSFLMAAVLLLAPVYLIARQPDLGTALLVVAAGFTVIFLAGLSWKVLAGLLITFVSCLPIAWSHLHDYQRDRVMMLIDPTKDPLGKGFHIIQSIIAIGSGGMTGKGWTHGTQAHLEFVPERTTDFIFAVYSEEFGLVGNLILMLMYLLLVGRGMMIAANAPSFFTRLLAGAITMIFFTYAFVNMGMVSGIVPVVGVPLPFLSYGGTALLTLGVATGILMSIQRHRKLVQT from the coding sequence ATGCCCATTAACGAGAGGCGCTCGCTGTGGCGGCGCGCCAAACCCTATCTGGCGGTGTTCGATCCGCCGCTGATGATCATCATCCTGATGCTGCTCAGCACCAGTCTGCTGACCCTGTATTCGGCCAGCATCGGCATCCCCGGCAAGATCGAGGACCACCTGCGCAACATCCTGCTATGCTTTTTCGTCATGTGGGTGGCGGCCAACATCACGCCGCAGATGATGATGCGCATCGCCGTGCCCGCGTATACGGTATCGGTGATCTTGCTGGTGGCCGTGGCGCTGTTCGGCACCATCAAGCTGGGCGCGCGGCGCTGGTTGCATATCGGCGTGATCGACATCCAGCCCTCCGAGTTCCTGAAGATCGCCACGCCGCTGATGCTGGCCTGGTTCTTCCAGCACAATGCGGGCGCCCTGCGCTGGAAATCGTTCCTGATGGCGGCCGTGCTGTTGCTGGCGCCCGTCTACCTGATCGCACGCCAGCCCGACCTGGGTACGGCGCTGCTGGTGGTGGCGGCCGGCTTTACCGTCATCTTCCTGGCGGGCCTGTCGTGGAAGGTGCTGGCCGGCTTGCTGATCACCTTTGTTTCCTGCCTGCCGATCGCCTGGTCGCATCTGCATGATTACCAGCGCGACCGCGTGATGATGCTGATCGACCCGACCAAGGACCCGCTGGGCAAGGGCTTCCATATCATCCAGTCCATCATCGCCATCGGTTCGGGCGGCATGACGGGCAAGGGCTGGACGCACGGCACCCAGGCCCACCTGGAATTCGTCCCGGAGCGCACGACCGATTTTATTTTTGCCGTATATTCCGAGGAATTCGGACTGGTCGGTAACTTGATCCTGATGCTGATGTATTTGCTGCTGGTGGGACGGGGCATGATGATCGCCGCCAACGCCCCCAGTTTTTTCACTCGCCTGCTGGCAGGAGCGATAACAATGATTTTCTTTACGTATGCGTTTGTCAACATGGGCATGGTCAGCGGCATCGTGCCGGTGGTCGGCGTTCCCCTGCCTTTCCTCAGCTATGGCGGCACCGCGCTGCTGACCCTGGGCGTGGCCACCGGTATCCTGATGAGCATTCAGCGCCACCGCAAGCTGGTGCAAACCTGA
- a CDS encoding biotin--[acetyl-CoA-carboxylase] ligase, giving the protein MTKHSDLNCAAIAAHCATGASHVAIEVVDETGSTNADLLARCATLAGPTLRIAGQQTAGRGRAGRPWVSQADASLMFSLAWRFKGPLHQLVGLPLAVGVALAESMTALGVPVQLKWPNDLLKDGHKLAGILVETKQTADGGVWAVIGCGINLLMPDALERRIGRSVSAVPWLAQMERNTLVAALLSRLAGVLAEFDDTGFAPFAERWNLLHAWQGQHVKILDNGQLLQQGVAAGVDHLGRLLLRTDGGLQEIMSGDVSLRLSGE; this is encoded by the coding sequence ATGACGAAGCACTCAGACTTGAACTGCGCGGCCATCGCCGCCCATTGCGCCACGGGCGCCTCCCACGTGGCCATCGAAGTGGTCGACGAAACGGGATCGACCAACGCCGACCTGCTGGCGCGCTGCGCCACGCTGGCCGGCCCCACCCTGCGCATCGCCGGCCAACAGACGGCCGGCCGCGGGCGTGCCGGACGGCCGTGGGTGTCGCAGGCGGACGCCAGCCTGATGTTCTCGCTGGCCTGGCGCTTCAAGGGGCCGCTGCATCAGTTGGTCGGCCTGCCGCTGGCCGTCGGCGTGGCGCTGGCCGAAAGCATGACGGCGCTGGGCGTGCCGGTGCAACTGAAATGGCCAAATGACCTGCTCAAGGATGGCCACAAGCTGGCCGGCATCCTCGTCGAGACGAAGCAGACAGCGGACGGCGGCGTGTGGGCCGTGATCGGCTGCGGCATCAATCTGCTGATGCCCGATGCGCTGGAACGGCGGATCGGCCGCAGCGTCTCGGCCGTGCCGTGGCTGGCGCAGATGGAGCGCAATACCCTGGTGGCGGCGCTCCTGAGCCGCCTGGCCGGCGTGCTGGCCGAATTCGACGACACGGGCTTCGCGCCGTTTGCCGAACGCTGGAACCTGCTGCACGCCTGGCAGGGCCAGCACGTGAAAATCCTCGACAATGGCCAACTGCTGCAGCAAGGCGTGGCGGCCGGCGTGGACCACCTGGGCCGCCTGCTGCTGCGCACCGATGGCGGCCTGCAGGAAATCATGTCAGGCGACGTGTCCTTGCGCCTGAGCGGGGAGTAA
- the mreD gene encoding rod shape-determining protein MreD, whose amino-acid sequence MNRPHYILLPVSPLFIGFSLLCAFLLNLLPWGQFVGVPDFVALVLVFWGIHQPRKVGIGVAFFMGLMMDVHDSTLLGENALAYTLLSYFAIMMHRRVLWFPILTQALHVLPLLLLTQALQLLTRLIVSGRFPGWLNFIESFVAVALWPFVTWVLLAPQRRAVDRDHNRPI is encoded by the coding sequence ATGAACCGCCCGCATTACATCCTGCTGCCGGTCAGCCCCCTGTTCATCGGCTTCTCCCTGCTGTGCGCTTTTCTGCTGAACCTGCTGCCATGGGGGCAGTTCGTCGGCGTGCCCGATTTCGTCGCCCTGGTGCTGGTCTTCTGGGGCATCCACCAGCCGCGCAAGGTCGGCATCGGCGTGGCGTTCTTCATGGGCCTGATGATGGACGTGCACGACTCGACCCTGCTCGGCGAGAATGCGCTGGCCTACACCTTGCTGTCATATTTCGCCATCATGATGCACCGCCGCGTGCTGTGGTTCCCCATCCTGACGCAGGCGCTGCATGTGCTGCCGCTGCTGCTGCTGACGCAGGCGCTGCAATTGCTGACGCGCCTGATCGTCTCGGGCCGTTTCCCCGGCTGGCTCAATTTCATCGAGAGCTTCGTCGCCGTGGCCCTGTGGCCCTTCGTCACGTGGGTCTTGCTGGCGCCACAGCGCCGTGCCGTGGACCGCGACCATAACCGGCCGATTTGA
- the mrdA gene encoding penicillin-binding protein 2 → MTELKNTERELHFFRMRLTILGALVFVCFSLLLARFIWLQVIKHEDYATKAEDNRIAVVPIVPTRGLILDRNGVVLARNYSAYTLEITPSKLSASLDSVIDELSTLVQIDIKDRRRFKKLLEESKNFVSVPLRTRLTDEEVARFTAQRFRFPGVEVQARLFRQYPMGEIASHVVGFIGRINRNEAKALDEGDDAANYNGTDHIGKEGLEKSYEKQLHGTTGYEEVEVSAGGRAMRTLSRTAATPGNNLILSIDIELQKVVEEAFGEWRGAAVAIDPATGDILAYVSKPGYDPNLFVDGIDQQSWNELNTSLDRPMVNRPLSGTYAPGSTFKPFMALAALELGKRTPSQAISDPGFFILGGHTFRDDKVGGHGTVDMHKSIVVSCNTYYYQLGRDMGIDAIHDFMKPFGFGQLTGIDLNNEKTGVLPSMEWKRNRFKTPQQKKWVGGDTISVSNGSGYNSYTPLQIAHATANLANNGVVMKPHLVKIIEDAATRARTLTVPKESYRIALKQENIDVIKRAMVGVTSEQGGTAARIFAGVQYTVGGKTGTAQVVGIKKNEKYNAKLLAERLRDNALFTAFAPADKPRIAIAIVVENAGFGAGVAAPIARKALDYYLLGKRPSDKEKDTTKVPKEDVDEVRTLEEITDEQAAPAPPARQ, encoded by the coding sequence ATGACTGAACTGAAAAATACCGAGCGCGAGCTGCATTTTTTCCGCATGCGCCTGACCATCCTGGGCGCGCTCGTCTTCGTCTGCTTTTCGCTGCTGCTGGCGCGCTTCATCTGGCTGCAGGTGATCAAGCACGAGGACTACGCGACCAAGGCCGAAGACAACCGCATCGCCGTGGTGCCCATCGTGCCCACGCGCGGCCTGATCCTCGACCGCAACGGCGTGGTCCTGGCGCGCAATTACTCGGCCTATACGCTGGAAATCACGCCGTCGAAATTGAGCGCCAGCCTCGATTCGGTGATCGATGAGCTGTCGACCCTGGTGCAGATCGACATCAAGGACCGCCGCCGCTTCAAGAAGCTGCTGGAAGAATCGAAGAACTTCGTCAGCGTGCCGCTGCGCACGCGTTTGACGGACGAGGAAGTGGCGCGTTTCACGGCGCAGCGCTTCCGCTTCCCCGGCGTCGAGGTGCAGGCGCGCTTGTTCCGCCAGTATCCGATGGGCGAAATCGCCTCGCATGTGGTGGGTTTCATCGGCCGCATCAACCGCAATGAAGCCAAGGCGCTCGATGAGGGCGACGACGCGGCCAACTACAACGGCACCGACCATATCGGCAAGGAAGGCCTGGAAAAAAGCTACGAGAAGCAGCTGCATGGCACCACCGGCTACGAAGAGGTGGAAGTGTCGGCCGGCGGACGCGCCATGCGCACCCTGTCGCGCACGGCGGCCACCCCGGGCAACAACCTGATCCTGTCGATCGACATCGAGCTGCAGAAGGTGGTCGAGGAAGCGTTCGGCGAATGGCGCGGCGCGGCCGTGGCGATCGACCCGGCCACGGGCGACATCCTGGCCTACGTCTCCAAGCCCGGCTACGACCCGAACCTGTTCGTCGACGGCATCGACCAGCAAAGCTGGAACGAACTCAATACCTCGCTGGACCGGCCGATGGTCAACCGTCCCTTGTCCGGCACCTACGCGCCCGGCTCGACCTTCAAGCCCTTCATGGCGCTGGCCGCTCTGGAACTGGGCAAGCGCACGCCGAGCCAGGCGATTTCCGATCCCGGCTTCTTCATCCTCGGCGGCCACACCTTCCGCGACGACAAGGTGGGCGGCCATGGCACGGTGGACATGCACAAGTCCATCGTCGTCTCGTGCAACACCTATTACTATCAGCTGGGCCGCGACATGGGCATCGATGCCATCCACGACTTCATGAAACCGTTCGGTTTCGGCCAGCTGACGGGCATCGACCTGAATAATGAAAAGACGGGCGTGCTGCCGTCGATGGAATGGAAGCGCAACCGCTTCAAGACGCCGCAGCAGAAAAAATGGGTGGGGGGCGACACGATTTCGGTGAGTAACGGCTCCGGCTACAACTCGTATACGCCGCTGCAGATCGCCCACGCGACGGCCAACCTGGCCAATAACGGCGTGGTGATGAAACCGCATCTGGTGAAGATCATCGAAGACGCGGCCACGCGCGCACGCACCCTGACGGTACCGAAGGAAAGCTACCGCATCGCGCTCAAGCAGGAAAACATCGATGTCATCAAGCGCGCCATGGTGGGCGTGACCAGCGAACAGGGCGGCACGGCCGCGCGCATTTTCGCCGGCGTACAGTACACGGTGGGCGGCAAGACGGGGACGGCACAGGTGGTGGGCATCAAGAAAAACGAGAAGTACAATGCCAAGCTGCTGGCCGAACGCTTGCGCGACAATGCCTTGTTTACGGCCTTCGCGCCGGCCGACAAGCCGCGCATCGCCATTGCCATCGTGGTGGAAAACGCGGGCTTCGGCGCCGGCGTGGCTGCGCCGATCGCGCGCAAGGCGCTCGACTACTACCTGCTGGGCAAGCGCCCGAGCGACAAGGAAAAGGACACCACCAAGGTGCCCAAGGAAGATGTCGACGAAGTGCGCACCCTGGAAGAAATCACCGACGAGCAGGCCGCCCCGGCGCCGCCTGCCAGGCAATAA
- a CDS encoding septal ring lytic transglycosylase RlpA family protein produces MRAPFDTFAMRGLSLTVLLTLAACGTAPHKPASNNVPLPSGGKVKVPVRQDPTLPALPAAGSGRGGYYKDDGPGDNPPANLRDVPDADVRNEPYSTRSNRPYVVFGKTYTPITDNEPFTQKGTGTWYGKKFHGQRTSSGEIYDMYKMTAAHPTLPIPSYARVTSIDSGEQVIVRVNDRGPFHATRVIDVSYTAALKLGFLGKGSHQVVVERLLPADIDAILAARAAPKPAPLTPSVVAISIDTPPETGAVVQPEVSTQMLPVDATVAMPAPTVLASGFYLQLGAYSRADNAETGRSRLAPYAAALGTLGVVQAGNLFRLYGGPFSSRAEAARAAANLPESTGIKPIVIER; encoded by the coding sequence ATGCGGGCGCCTTTCGATACCTTCGCCATGCGCGGGCTGAGCCTGACGGTCCTGCTGACCCTGGCCGCCTGCGGCACCGCGCCGCACAAGCCCGCATCGAATAACGTGCCGCTGCCGTCAGGCGGCAAGGTCAAGGTGCCCGTGCGCCAGGACCCCACCTTGCCGGCGCTGCCGGCGGCCGGCTCCGGGCGCGGCGGCTACTACAAGGATGACGGCCCGGGCGACAATCCGCCGGCCAACCTGCGCGACGTGCCCGACGCGGACGTGCGCAACGAGCCGTATTCGACGCGCTCGAACCGTCCGTATGTCGTCTTCGGCAAGACGTACACGCCGATCACCGACAACGAACCATTTACGCAGAAGGGCACGGGCACCTGGTATGGCAAGAAATTCCATGGCCAGCGCACTTCGTCGGGTGAAATCTACGATATGTACAAGATGACGGCGGCCCATCCCACCTTGCCGATTCCGTCGTATGCGCGCGTGACGAGCATCGACAGCGGCGAACAGGTGATCGTGCGCGTCAATGATCGTGGTCCCTTCCACGCCACGCGCGTGATCGACGTATCCTACACGGCGGCGCTGAAACTGGGCTTCCTGGGCAAGGGCAGCCACCAGGTGGTCGTCGAACGGCTGCTGCCGGCCGATATCGATGCCATCCTGGCTGCCCGCGCGGCGCCCAAACCGGCACCGTTGACGCCTTCCGTGGTGGCCATTTCCATCGATACACCGCCCGAGACGGGCGCCGTGGTGCAGCCGGAAGTGTCGACGCAAATGCTGCCCGTCGATGCGACGGTCGCCATGCCTGCCCCGACGGTGCTGGCCAGCGGCTTTTATTTGCAGCTGGGTGCCTACTCGCGCGCCGACAATGCGGAAACGGGACGTTCGCGCCTGGCGCCGTATGCGGCGGCTCTCGGTACCTTGGGCGTGGTGCAGGCCGGTAACCTGTTCCGCCTGTACGGCGGACCGTTTTCCAGCCGTGCCGAGGCGGCGCGGGCGGCGGCGAATTTGCCGGAATCGACGGGCATCAAGCCTATCGTCATCGAAAGATAA
- a CDS encoding SPOR domain-containing protein — MLKFVFWLLAGVNLLVLAIGQGYLGSFRTETREPARLKNQLQANKLTLLTQAQATAPAAPPAAEDGATMAAATPPSYACTEVGNFLLADGRRFEAQVAALDLGDRQSRRNVAGQDISSYMVYIPPQGSKEGADRKAGELKQLGVTNYFIISESSPQRWGISLGVFKSETSAQSQLASLNKQGVHSARVAPRYSASKQFAYQFRDLDAATRTRLEKIKAQFPEQELRSCK, encoded by the coding sequence ATGCTGAAATTCGTCTTCTGGCTGCTGGCCGGCGTCAACCTGCTGGTCCTGGCCATCGGCCAGGGCTATCTGGGCAGTTTTCGCACGGAGACACGCGAACCGGCGCGCCTGAAAAACCAGCTGCAGGCGAATAAACTCACCTTGCTGACGCAGGCGCAGGCCACGGCACCGGCCGCGCCGCCCGCTGCCGAAGACGGCGCGACGATGGCGGCGGCCACGCCGCCATCGTATGCCTGCACGGAAGTGGGCAATTTCCTGCTGGCTGACGGGCGCCGCTTCGAGGCGCAAGTAGCCGCGCTGGACCTGGGCGACCGCCAGTCGCGCCGCAACGTGGCCGGCCAGGACATTTCCAGCTACATGGTGTACATCCCGCCGCAGGGCAGCAAGGAAGGCGCCGACCGCAAGGCCGGCGAGTTGAAGCAGCTGGGCGTGACGAATTACTTCATCATCAGCGAAAGCAGCCCGCAGCGCTGGGGTATTTCCTTGGGCGTGTTCAAGTCGGAAACCAGCGCGCAAAGCCAGCTGGCATCGCTCAACAAACAGGGCGTGCACAGCGCCCGCGTCGCGCCGCGCTACAGCGCCAGCAAGCAGTTCGCCTACCAGTTCCGCGACCTCGACGCCGCCACGCGCACGCGTCTCGAGAAGATCAAGGCGCAGTTCCCGGAGCAGGAACTGCGCTCCTGTAAATGA
- a CDS encoding SDR family oxidoreductase has translation MHSVFITGASSGLGAALALQYARQGAHLGLLARRGETLQQLIASLPHPERHRAYAVDVCDHAALKSAAQDFIAHAGHIDVVIASAGVSYGTLSEHAEDLDAFARLIAINVTATVATFAPFIAAMKSQGSGRLVGIGSVAGIRGLPGAEAYSASKAAVISYCESLRLELKPAGIKVVTITPGYIDTPMTRHNAYRMPFLMPAEKFAVRAARAIADGDSYRVIPWQMGVVAKLLRALPNAVYDRVFANAPHKARN, from the coding sequence ATGCACAGCGTTTTCATCACGGGCGCGTCGAGCGGACTGGGCGCAGCGCTGGCGCTGCAGTACGCGCGCCAGGGCGCCCATTTGGGCTTGCTGGCGCGCCGCGGCGAGACCCTGCAGCAACTGATCGCCTCCCTGCCCCACCCTGAACGCCACCGCGCCTACGCCGTCGATGTGTGCGACCATGCCGCCCTGAAAAGCGCGGCGCAGGACTTCATCGCCCATGCCGGGCATATCGACGTCGTCATCGCCAGCGCCGGCGTGTCGTACGGCACCTTGAGCGAACACGCGGAAGACCTCGATGCCTTCGCGCGCCTGATCGCAATCAACGTAACGGCCACCGTCGCCACCTTCGCTCCCTTCATCGCCGCCATGAAAAGCCAGGGCAGCGGACGCCTGGTGGGCATCGGCAGCGTGGCCGGTATACGCGGCCTGCCCGGCGCCGAAGCCTACAGCGCCTCGAAGGCGGCCGTCATCAGCTACTGCGAATCGCTGCGCCTGGAATTGAAACCGGCCGGCATCAAGGTCGTCACCATCACGCCCGGCTACATCGACACGCCGATGACGCGCCACAACGCCTACCGCATGCCCTTCCTGATGCCGGCCGAAAAATTCGCCGTGCGCGCCGCGCGCGCCATCGCCGACGGCGACAGCTACCGCGTGATCCCGTGGCAGATGGGCGTCGTCGCCAAGCTGCTGCGCGCGCTGCCGAATGCCGTCTACGACCGGGTCTTCGCGAATGCGCCGCACAAGGCGCGCAACTGA
- a CDS encoding rod shape-determining protein, whose translation MFGFLRRYISTDLAIDLGTANTLIYVRGLGIVLDEPSVVAIRQEGGPNGKKTIQAVGKEAKQMLGKVPGNIEAIRPMKDGVIADFTVTEQMLKQFIRMVHDSKFFRPSPRIIICVPCGSTQVERRAIRESALGAGASQVYLIEEPMAAAIGAGLPVSEATGSMVVDIGGGTTEVGIISLGGMVYKGSVRVGGDKFDEAIVNYIRRNYGMLIGEQTAEAIKKAIGSAFPGSEVKEMEVKGRNLSEGIPRSFTISSNEILEALTDPLNNIVSAVKNALEQTPPELGADIAEKGMMLTGGGALLRDLDRLLMEETGLPVLVAEDPLTCVVRGSGMALERMDKLGSIFSYE comes from the coding sequence ATGTTTGGTTTTTTACGCAGGTATATCTCCACCGATCTGGCCATTGACTTGGGCACGGCCAACACCCTTATTTATGTGCGCGGCCTCGGTATCGTCCTGGACGAACCGTCCGTCGTCGCCATCCGCCAGGAAGGCGGTCCGAATGGCAAGAAGACCATTCAGGCAGTCGGCAAGGAAGCCAAGCAGATGCTGGGCAAGGTGCCGGGCAATATCGAAGCGATCCGTCCGATGAAAGATGGCGTGATCGCCGACTTTACCGTGACCGAGCAGATGCTCAAGCAATTCATCCGCATGGTGCATGACTCGAAATTCTTCCGTCCATCGCCGCGCATCATCATTTGCGTGCCGTGCGGTTCGACCCAGGTCGAGCGCCGCGCGATCCGCGAATCGGCGCTGGGCGCCGGCGCTTCGCAGGTGTACCTGATCGAAGAACCGATGGCAGCGGCCATTGGCGCGGGCTTGCCCGTGTCCGAAGCGACCGGCTCGATGGTGGTCGACATCGGCGGCGGCACCACGGAAGTGGGCATCATTTCGCTGGGCGGCATGGTCTACAAGGGTTCCGTGCGCGTGGGCGGCGACAAGTTCGATGAAGCCATCGTCAACTACATCCGCCGCAACTACGGCATGCTGATCGGCGAACAGACGGCCGAAGCCATCAAGAAGGCCATCGGTTCGGCTTTCCCGGGTTCGGAAGTGAAGGAAATGGAAGTCAAGGGCCGCAACCTGTCCGAAGGCATCCCCCGTTCGTTCACCATTTCCAGTAATGAGATTCTCGAAGCGCTGACCGATCCGCTGAACAACATCGTTTCGGCCGTGAAGAACGCGCTGGAACAGACGCCGCCGGAACTGGGCGCCGATATCGCCGAAAAAGGCATGATGCTGACGGGCGGCGGCGCATTGCTGCGCGACCTGGACCGCCTCCTGATGGAGGAAACCGGCCTGCCGGTGCTGGTGGCCGAGGACCCGCTCACCTGCGTGGTGCGCGGTTCCGGGATGGCACTGGAACGTATGGACAAGCTCGGCTCGATCTTCTCCTACGAATAA